The Phocoena sinus isolate mPhoSin1 chromosome 17, mPhoSin1.pri, whole genome shotgun sequence genome contains a region encoding:
- the LOC116742421 gene encoding cytochrome P450 11B1, mitochondrial isoform X1, whose translation MALWAKARVWMAGPWLSLHRARTLGTRATPTPKAVLPFEAVPRCPGHRWMRVLQIWKEQSSENIHLDMHQTFQELGPIFRCDVGGRHTVFVMLPEDVERLQQVESPHPRRTFPEPWLAYRQDRGLTCGVFLLNGPQWRLDRLRLNPDVLSLQAVQKYTPLVDRVARDFSRALKARVVQNARGSLTLDIRPSIFHYAIEASHLVLYGEQLGLFAQHPNPDSLNFIHALEAMFKSTVQLMFVPRSLSRWTSASVWNEHFEAWDYIFQYANRAIRRIYQELALGHPWHYSGIVAELLMRADMTLDTIKANSIDLTAGSVDTTAFPLLMTLFELARNPEVQQALRQESLVAEARVSENPQRATTELPLLRAALKETLRLYPVGVFLERQVSSDVVLQNYHIPAGTLVKVLLYSLGRNPAMFTRPERYQPQRWLDSRASGTRFPHLAFGFGVRQCLGRRLAEAEMLLLLHHVLKNFLVETLVQEDVKMIYRFVLMPSTLPLLTFRAIS comes from the exons ATGGCGCTGTGGGCAAAGGCCAGAGTGTGGATGGCAGGGCCCTGGCTGTCCCTGCACAGGGCACGCACACTGGGCACCAGAGCCACTCCGACCCCCAAGGCGGTGCTGCCCTTCGAAGCCGTGCCCCGGTGTCCCGGCCACAGGTGGATGCGGGTGCTTCAGATCTGGAAGGAGCAGAGCTCTGAGAACATACACCTGGACATGCATCAGACCTTCCAGGAGCTGGGGCCCATTTTCAG GTGTGAcgtgggagggagacacacgGTATTTGTGATGCTGCCCGAGGACGTGGAGCGGCTGCAGCAGGTGGAGAGCCCTCACCCCCGGCGGACGTTCCCGGAGCCCTGGCTGGCCTACCGACAGGATCGTGGCCTCACGTGCGGCGTGTTCTTGCT AAACGGACCCCAGTGGCGTTTGGACCGACTGCGGCTGAACCCAGACGTGCTGTCGCTGCAGGCTGTGCAGAAGTACACGCCCTTGGTGGATCGGGTGGCCAGGGATTTCTCCCGGGCCCTGAAGGCGAGGGTGGTGCAGAATGCCCGAGGGAGTCTGACCCTGGACATCAGGCCCAGCATCTTCCACTACGCCATCGAAG CCAGCCACTTAGTCCTTTACGGAGAGCAGCTGGGCCTCTTTGCCCAGCACCCGAATCCTGACAGCCTGAACTTTATCCACGCTCTGGAGGCCATGTTCAAGTCCACCGTGCAGCTCATGTTCGTGCCCAGGAGCCTGTCTCGCTGGACGAGCGCCAGCGTGTGGAACGAGCACTTTGAGGCCTGGGACTACATCTTCCAGTACG CCAACAGAGCCATCCGGAGAATATATCAGGAGCTGGCCCTCGGCCACCCGTGGCACTACAGCGGCATCGTGGCAGAGCTGCTGATGCGTGCAGACATGACCCTGGACACCATCAAGGCCAACTCTATCGACCTCACTGCTGGGAGCGTGGACACG ACGGCCTTCCCCTTGTTGATGACTCTCTTTGAACTGGCTCGGAACCCGGAAGTGCAGCAGGCCCTGCGCCAGGAGAGCCTGGTGGCCGAGGCCAGGGTCTCAGAAAATCCCCAGAGGGCGACCACGGAGCTGCCCCTGCTGCGGGCGGCCCTCAAGGAGACCTTAAG GCTGTACCCCGTGGGTGTCTTCTTGGAGCGACAGGTGAGCTCAGACGTGGTGCTGCAGAACTACCACATCCCGGCCGGG ACATTGGTGAAGGTGCTACTGTACTCCCTGGGTCGAAACCCCGCCATGTTCACCAGGCCCGAGCGCTATCAGCCCCAGCGCTGGCTGGACAGCCGAGCCTCTGGTACCAGGTTCCCACACCTGGCCTTTGGCTTTGGCGTGCGCCAGTGCCTGGGGCGGCGCCTGGCAGAGGCGGAGATGCTGCTTCTGCTGCACCAC GTGCTGAAAAACTTCCTGGTGGAGACGCTGGTGCAAGAGGACGTAAAGATGATCTACCGCTTCGTGTTGATGCCCTCTACCCTCCCCCTCCTCACCTTCCGGGCCATCAGCTAG
- the LOC116742421 gene encoding cytochrome P450 11B1, mitochondrial isoform X2 → MALWAKARVWMAGPWLSLHRARTLGTRATPTPKAVLPFEAVPRCPGHRWMRVLQIWKEQSSENIHLDMHQTFQELGPIFRCDVGGRHTVFVMLPEDVERLQQVESPHPRRTFPEPWLAYRQDRGLTCGVFLLNGPQWRLDRLRLNPDVLSLQAVQKYTPLVDRVARDFSRALKARVVQNARGSLTLDIRPSIFHYAIEASHLVLYGEQLGLFAQHPNPDSLNFIHALEAMFKSTVQLMFVPRSLSRWTSASVWNEHFEAWDYIFQYANRAIRRIYQELALGHPWHYSGIVAELLMRADMTLDTIKANSIDLTAGSVDTTAFPLLMTLFELARNPEVQQALRQESLVAEARVSENPQRATTELPLLRAALKETLRLYPVGVFLERQVSSDVVLQNYHIPAGVLKNFLVETLVQEDVKMIYRFVLMPSTLPLLTFRAIS, encoded by the exons ATGGCGCTGTGGGCAAAGGCCAGAGTGTGGATGGCAGGGCCCTGGCTGTCCCTGCACAGGGCACGCACACTGGGCACCAGAGCCACTCCGACCCCCAAGGCGGTGCTGCCCTTCGAAGCCGTGCCCCGGTGTCCCGGCCACAGGTGGATGCGGGTGCTTCAGATCTGGAAGGAGCAGAGCTCTGAGAACATACACCTGGACATGCATCAGACCTTCCAGGAGCTGGGGCCCATTTTCAG GTGTGAcgtgggagggagacacacgGTATTTGTGATGCTGCCCGAGGACGTGGAGCGGCTGCAGCAGGTGGAGAGCCCTCACCCCCGGCGGACGTTCCCGGAGCCCTGGCTGGCCTACCGACAGGATCGTGGCCTCACGTGCGGCGTGTTCTTGCT AAACGGACCCCAGTGGCGTTTGGACCGACTGCGGCTGAACCCAGACGTGCTGTCGCTGCAGGCTGTGCAGAAGTACACGCCCTTGGTGGATCGGGTGGCCAGGGATTTCTCCCGGGCCCTGAAGGCGAGGGTGGTGCAGAATGCCCGAGGGAGTCTGACCCTGGACATCAGGCCCAGCATCTTCCACTACGCCATCGAAG CCAGCCACTTAGTCCTTTACGGAGAGCAGCTGGGCCTCTTTGCCCAGCACCCGAATCCTGACAGCCTGAACTTTATCCACGCTCTGGAGGCCATGTTCAAGTCCACCGTGCAGCTCATGTTCGTGCCCAGGAGCCTGTCTCGCTGGACGAGCGCCAGCGTGTGGAACGAGCACTTTGAGGCCTGGGACTACATCTTCCAGTACG CCAACAGAGCCATCCGGAGAATATATCAGGAGCTGGCCCTCGGCCACCCGTGGCACTACAGCGGCATCGTGGCAGAGCTGCTGATGCGTGCAGACATGACCCTGGACACCATCAAGGCCAACTCTATCGACCTCACTGCTGGGAGCGTGGACACG ACGGCCTTCCCCTTGTTGATGACTCTCTTTGAACTGGCTCGGAACCCGGAAGTGCAGCAGGCCCTGCGCCAGGAGAGCCTGGTGGCCGAGGCCAGGGTCTCAGAAAATCCCCAGAGGGCGACCACGGAGCTGCCCCTGCTGCGGGCGGCCCTCAAGGAGACCTTAAG GCTGTACCCCGTGGGTGTCTTCTTGGAGCGACAGGTGAGCTCAGACGTGGTGCTGCAGAACTACCACATCCCGGCCGGG GTGCTGAAAAACTTCCTGGTGGAGACGCTGGTGCAAGAGGACGTAAAGATGATCTACCGCTTCGTGTTGATGCCCTCTACCCTCCCCCTCCTCACCTTCCGGGCCATCAGCTAG